In Mycetocola zhujimingii, one DNA window encodes the following:
- a CDS encoding PucR family transcriptional regulator, producing the protein MQPTVHGLLNNAGLGLRLLAGDNSSKLSEPVSWIHSSDLADPTPFLDAGHLVLTTGTQFEAATAATFSGYVERLADHGILGIGFGSEVVRAETPDGLIAACDGAGMPLFEVPYRVPFIAVVRSVADLIAEAAHARDTWALNAQRAISFAALKPDAVASVLAELSRQLGRWVALYDYRGQKTVTVDEASVLVHLDVPELMTRVDAEAGRLIARGQRSSSTISDTTGQVSLQTLGRRGELRGVLVIAGVEPLDAADQSVVTSVVALVGLAIEQARELGRTHGRLRGGLFQALLEGNVAFVQRIVSQLGGMLPAEPVRVVAVEVPQDSRDVLVSELDVRPGGEPFLAAEDGRVYVCVAAEDAVTLADELSLAHSLAVGISDPLPLAATATGVEQAVRALDKAGVASVLEFGALVSGSLAGLLRDTSATELARALLRPVREHDAATGMTLVESARVWLEHNGSWDPAAKQLGIHRHTLKSRVGLVEKLTGRELQSFEARTNLWLALQLE; encoded by the coding sequence ATGCAACCCACCGTGCACGGCCTGCTCAACAATGCGGGCCTCGGGCTCCGGCTCCTCGCAGGGGACAACTCGTCGAAGCTCTCGGAACCCGTCTCCTGGATCCACAGCTCCGACCTCGCCGACCCGACGCCATTCCTCGACGCCGGGCACCTGGTGCTCACGACGGGCACACAGTTCGAGGCGGCGACAGCGGCCACCTTCTCCGGCTATGTCGAACGGCTTGCCGACCACGGCATCCTCGGCATCGGGTTCGGAAGCGAGGTTGTTCGCGCCGAGACGCCCGACGGCCTCATCGCGGCGTGTGACGGAGCCGGCATGCCCCTGTTCGAGGTGCCGTACCGGGTGCCGTTCATCGCGGTGGTCAGGTCGGTTGCCGACCTCATCGCCGAGGCCGCGCATGCGCGCGACACCTGGGCGCTCAATGCACAGCGTGCTATTTCCTTTGCAGCATTGAAACCGGATGCCGTTGCCTCGGTTCTCGCCGAACTCTCCCGCCAGCTGGGTCGATGGGTGGCTCTCTATGACTACCGCGGGCAGAAAACCGTGACGGTCGACGAGGCATCCGTTCTGGTGCACCTCGATGTTCCAGAGCTGATGACGCGCGTGGACGCGGAAGCCGGACGGCTGATTGCACGCGGGCAACGGTCCAGTTCGACGATCAGCGACACCACGGGCCAGGTATCGCTGCAGACCCTCGGCCGCCGCGGGGAGCTTCGCGGTGTGCTCGTCATCGCGGGTGTCGAGCCGCTTGACGCGGCAGATCAGAGTGTTGTGACGAGCGTCGTTGCCCTGGTCGGGCTGGCCATCGAGCAAGCTCGGGAGCTCGGCCGCACGCACGGCCGGTTGCGCGGCGGGCTTTTTCAGGCCTTGCTCGAGGGCAATGTGGCCTTCGTTCAGCGGATCGTTTCGCAGCTGGGCGGCATGCTCCCGGCCGAACCCGTGCGCGTGGTCGCGGTGGAGGTACCGCAGGACTCCCGCGATGTGCTCGTGTCCGAGCTCGACGTCCGCCCGGGTGGCGAGCCGTTCCTCGCGGCGGAAGACGGCCGAGTGTACGTGTGCGTGGCCGCGGAGGATGCCGTCACGCTCGCGGACGAGCTGAGCCTCGCGCACTCCCTCGCGGTGGGGATTTCCGACCCGCTCCCGTTGGCGGCGACCGCGACAGGGGTGGAGCAGGCCGTGCGCGCCCTCGACAAAGCGGGCGTGGCATCCGTTCTGGAGTTCGGTGCCCTCGTTTCAGGGAGCCTCGCCGGGCTGCTTCGCGACACGTCGGCGACCGAGCTCGCCAGGGCGCTGCTTCGACCGGTCAGGGAACACGATGCGGCCACCGGCATGACTCTCGTCGAGAGCGCACGCGTGTGGCTTGAGCACAACGGGTCGTGGGACCCGGCGGCCAAACAGCTCGGGATCCACAGGCACACGCTGAAGAGCAGGGTCGGCCTCGTGGAGAAGCTCACCGGGCGGGAGCTTCAGAGCTTCGAGGCCCGCACCAACCTGTGGCTGGCACTGCAACTCGAGTAG
- the gabT gene encoding 4-aminobutyrate--2-oxoglutarate transaminase: MTLTTHVTGGPSLAQERRIVTKIPGPRSRELMARKQSAVAGAVGTTMPVFAAAAGGGVVVDVDGNSFIDLGSGIAVTGVGNSAPRVVEAVQAQVAQFTHTCFMITPYDSYVEVAEKLNELTPGDHEKRSALFNSGAEAVENAIKVARSYTGKQAVVAFDHAYHGRTNLTMALTAKSMPYKSGFGPFASEIYRAPMSYPFRDGLTGSDAAKQAISMIEKQVGAQHLAAIIIEPIQGEGGFIVPAPGFLPALAEWARANGVVFIADEVQTGFCRTGDLFASEHEGLVPDVVVTAKGIAGGLPLSAITGRAEIMDATHTGGLGGSYGGNPIACVAALATIETYLADDLASVARSIGETVTSRFAAVQKTDPRIGDVRGRGAMIAVEFVDPETHEPDAALTSTIAKAAAANGVIVLTCGTYGNVIRFLPPLSITDALLSEGIDVVLSALENA, encoded by the coding sequence ATGACACTCACCACACACGTCACCGGAGGGCCGTCACTCGCGCAGGAGCGACGGATCGTCACAAAGATCCCTGGCCCGCGCTCGCGGGAACTCATGGCCCGCAAACAGAGCGCCGTCGCCGGAGCGGTCGGAACCACCATGCCGGTCTTCGCCGCGGCCGCGGGAGGCGGGGTTGTTGTCGACGTCGACGGCAACTCGTTCATCGACCTCGGCTCGGGCATCGCGGTCACCGGAGTCGGCAACAGCGCACCGCGCGTGGTCGAGGCCGTGCAGGCGCAGGTGGCGCAGTTCACCCACACCTGCTTCATGATCACGCCGTATGACTCCTACGTCGAGGTCGCCGAGAAACTCAACGAGCTCACCCCCGGCGACCACGAGAAGCGCAGTGCACTGTTCAACTCCGGCGCCGAAGCCGTCGAGAACGCCATCAAGGTCGCCCGCAGCTACACCGGCAAGCAGGCGGTCGTCGCGTTCGACCACGCCTATCACGGCCGCACCAACCTCACCATGGCGCTTACCGCCAAGTCGATGCCATACAAGAGCGGTTTCGGCCCGTTCGCCTCCGAGATTTACCGCGCCCCCATGTCGTACCCGTTCCGTGACGGGCTGACCGGCTCCGACGCCGCGAAGCAAGCCATCTCGATGATCGAGAAGCAGGTCGGCGCGCAGCACCTCGCGGCGATCATCATCGAGCCGATCCAGGGCGAGGGCGGGTTCATCGTGCCTGCCCCCGGATTCCTCCCCGCCCTTGCCGAGTGGGCCCGCGCCAACGGCGTAGTATTCATCGCCGACGAGGTGCAGACCGGTTTCTGCCGCACCGGCGACCTCTTCGCCTCAGAACACGAGGGCCTTGTTCCCGACGTCGTCGTCACAGCGAAAGGGATCGCCGGTGGCCTGCCCCTCTCCGCCATCACCGGGCGTGCCGAAATTATGGACGCCACCCACACCGGCGGCCTCGGCGGCAGCTACGGCGGCAACCCGATCGCGTGCGTCGCCGCCCTCGCGACGATCGAAACCTACCTCGCCGACGATCTCGCCTCGGTGGCCCGCTCCATCGGCGAGACGGTCACCTCGCGTTTCGCCGCAGTGCAGAAGACCGATCCGCGCATCGGCGACGTCCGTGGTCGCGGTGCCATGATCGCCGTGGAGTTTGTTGACCCCGAGACGCATGAACCGGATGCCGCGTTGACGAGCACAATCGCCAAGGCAGCAGCGGCGAACGGCGTTATTGTCCTCACCTGCGGAACGTACGGTAACGTCATCCGTTTCCTGCCCCCGCTGTCCATCACCGACGCGCTGCTCTCCGAGGGCATCGACGTCGTTCTGTCCGCATTGGAGAACGCATGA
- a CDS encoding NAD-dependent succinate-semialdehyde dehydrogenase yields MISESALLAKVPTGLFIGGEWRSTQKTIDVMDPSTGAVLASIADASAEDATAALDAAVAVQDEWAATAPRTRSNILRKAFDLMQERRDEFALLMTLEMGKPLAEARGEVTYGGEFLRWFSEEAVRITGRYGINPEGTGRTIVSQHPVGPCYLITPWNFPLAMATRKIAPALAAGCTVVIKPASLTPLTTLYFAKLLEDAGLPAGVVNVLTTSSSSAVTEPLLNDSRLRKLSFTGSTPVGQKLIEQSAKNVLRTSMELGGNAPFIVFDDADLDAAVDGAIAAKFRNVGQACTAANRFIVHESVAEEFARRVTERVTGFGIGRGTEEGVTIGPLIDDRAVTKASELVDDAVAKGATLLTGGSALDGQGTFFEPTVLTDVQAGSNILREEIFGPVLAIVPFSDETDAIRLANDTEYGLVSYVFTTDLARGQRMIDKLQTGMMGLNVGVISNASAPFGGVKQSGIGREGGFEGIHEYLSTKYTMTPMS; encoded by the coding sequence ATGATTTCCGAATCCGCCCTGCTCGCCAAGGTCCCGACCGGGCTGTTCATCGGCGGTGAGTGGCGATCGACCCAGAAGACGATCGACGTGATGGACCCATCGACCGGTGCCGTCCTCGCGTCGATCGCCGACGCATCCGCCGAGGACGCAACCGCAGCGCTCGACGCCGCTGTCGCCGTGCAGGACGAGTGGGCGGCAACGGCTCCACGCACCCGGTCGAACATTCTTCGGAAGGCATTCGACCTCATGCAGGAACGCAGGGACGAATTTGCCCTGTTGATGACGCTAGAGATGGGCAAGCCGCTCGCTGAAGCGCGGGGCGAGGTGACATACGGTGGCGAGTTCCTCCGCTGGTTCAGCGAGGAGGCCGTGCGCATCACCGGCCGCTACGGCATCAACCCCGAGGGCACCGGCCGCACCATCGTTTCGCAGCACCCGGTCGGTCCCTGCTACCTCATCACACCGTGGAACTTCCCGCTCGCCATGGCGACCCGCAAGATCGCACCGGCGCTCGCCGCCGGCTGCACGGTCGTGATCAAGCCCGCGTCGCTCACACCGCTCACCACGCTCTATTTCGCGAAGCTGCTCGAGGACGCCGGGCTTCCCGCCGGCGTTGTCAACGTTCTCACCACGAGCTCGTCGAGCGCCGTCACCGAGCCGCTGCTGAACGACTCCCGCCTGCGTAAGCTCAGCTTCACCGGATCGACACCTGTCGGACAGAAACTGATCGAGCAGTCGGCGAAGAACGTGCTCCGCACCTCGATGGAACTCGGCGGCAACGCCCCGTTCATTGTCTTCGATGACGCCGACCTCGACGCTGCGGTCGACGGCGCCATCGCCGCGAAGTTCCGCAACGTCGGCCAGGCCTGCACCGCGGCCAACCGGTTCATCGTGCACGAGTCGGTCGCCGAGGAATTCGCGCGCCGCGTCACCGAGCGGGTCACGGGCTTCGGCATCGGCCGCGGCACCGAGGAGGGCGTCACCATCGGTCCACTCATCGACGACCGCGCCGTGACCAAGGCCAGCGAACTCGTGGATGACGCCGTCGCGAAGGGTGCGACGCTCCTCACCGGTGGTTCCGCTCTCGACGGGCAGGGCACCTTCTTCGAGCCGACGGTTCTCACCGACGTGCAGGCGGGCTCGAACATCCTGCGCGAGGAAATCTTCGGCCCTGTGCTCGCCATCGTTCCCTTCAGCGACGAAACGGATGCCATCCGGCTGGCCAACGACACCGAGTACGGACTCGTCAGCTACGTCTTTACGACAGACCTCGCTCGCGGGCAGCGGATGATCGACAAGCTCCAGACCGGCATGATGGGGCTCAACGTCGGCGTGATCTCCAACGCATCTGCCCCGTTCGGCGGAGTCAAGCAGTCGGGCATCGGCCGTGAGGGCGGGTTCGAGGGAATCCACGAATACCTCTCGACCAAATACACAATGACACCGATGTCCTAA
- a CDS encoding gamma-aminobutyraldehyde dehydrogenase, translating to MTLLQNYIHGTFVDAQGTETLEVVNPATGEVVAVSPISNVADIDTAFAEAKAAFSTWKRTTPSQRQAMLLRIADAMEANADELVEAQHRNTGQPRETIRVEEVLTGADHLRFFAGAARVLEGKSAGEYLEGHTSFVRREPIGVVAQVTPWNYPIMMAIWKIAPALAAGNTVVLKPSDTTPESTLVLARLTQGILPDGVLNVVLGNGSTGQLMTEHPVPGLVSITGSVRAGMAVAASAAKSLHRAHLELGGKAPAVVFADADIAGAAEGIAGAGYFNAGQDCTAVTRVLVHESVADEFTAELVKAAEATTTGDAEDPDAYYGPLNNASHFEKVSAVIDDLPSHAKVLTGGHQVGDKGFYYAPTVITGVSQIDACVQEETFGPVLTVQTFATEEQAVEMANDVDFGLASSVWTTDHGTAMRMARDLDFGAVWINTHILLAAEMPHGGFKMSGYGKDLSSYGLEDYTRIKHVMSAIGE from the coding sequence GTGACGTTGCTCCAGAACTACATTCACGGAACCTTTGTCGACGCTCAGGGAACGGAGACTCTCGAGGTGGTAAACCCGGCAACGGGTGAGGTCGTCGCGGTGTCGCCCATCTCCAACGTCGCCGACATCGACACCGCGTTCGCCGAGGCGAAGGCGGCATTCTCGACCTGGAAGCGCACAACGCCGAGCCAGCGGCAGGCCATGCTTCTTCGAATTGCGGATGCCATGGAAGCGAACGCAGACGAGCTCGTCGAGGCCCAGCATCGGAACACCGGCCAGCCCAGGGAGACGATCCGGGTTGAAGAGGTGCTCACGGGCGCCGACCATCTGCGGTTCTTCGCCGGTGCCGCGCGCGTGCTCGAGGGCAAGAGCGCGGGGGAGTACCTCGAAGGTCACACCTCGTTCGTGCGGCGCGAGCCGATCGGTGTCGTCGCCCAGGTGACCCCGTGGAACTACCCGATCATGATGGCCATCTGGAAGATCGCGCCTGCGCTCGCTGCGGGCAACACGGTCGTCCTCAAGCCGAGCGACACCACGCCCGAGTCCACCCTGGTTCTCGCCCGGCTGACGCAGGGCATCCTCCCCGACGGGGTGCTCAACGTCGTGCTCGGAAACGGGAGCACAGGACAACTGATGACCGAGCACCCCGTGCCGGGGCTCGTGTCGATCACCGGGTCGGTGCGCGCCGGAATGGCGGTCGCGGCATCCGCTGCCAAGAGCCTGCACCGCGCGCATCTGGAACTCGGTGGAAAGGCACCAGCCGTGGTGTTCGCCGATGCGGACATCGCGGGTGCCGCCGAGGGGATCGCCGGCGCAGGGTACTTCAATGCCGGGCAGGACTGCACAGCGGTCACGCGCGTGCTCGTGCACGAGTCGGTCGCCGACGAATTCACCGCGGAACTCGTGAAAGCGGCGGAAGCCACGACAACGGGCGACGCCGAAGACCCCGATGCGTATTACGGCCCACTCAACAACGCCTCGCACTTCGAGAAGGTCTCTGCGGTGATCGACGACCTGCCCTCGCACGCGAAGGTCCTCACCGGCGGGCACCAGGTCGGTGACAAGGGCTTCTACTACGCGCCGACCGTCATCACGGGGGTTTCGCAGATCGACGCCTGCGTGCAGGAGGAGACCTTCGGCCCCGTGCTCACCGTGCAGACCTTCGCCACCGAAGAGCAGGCCGTCGAGATGGCCAACGACGTGGACTTCGGGCTCGCGTCGAGCGTCTGGACGACAGACCACGGCACCGCAATGCGGATGGCGCGCGACCTCGACTTCGGCGCTGTGTGGATCAACACCCACATCCTGCTCGCTGCCGAGATGCCGCACGGCGGGTTCAAGATGTCGGGCTACGGCAAGGATCTCTCGTCGTACGGACTCGAGGACTACACGCGGATCAAGCACGTCATGAGCGCGATCGGCGAATGA
- a CDS encoding flavin monoamine oxidase family protein, with protein MTELQRDVVIIGAGASGLTAAHKLREAGLSVAVLEARDRVGGRLWTNDIEGATLEIGGQWVSPDQDALIETLAELGLETYSRYREGDSVYINAEGTLTRFTGEIFPVEASTQREMERLIGVLDELVAEIGPREPWAHPRAEELDSVTWIEWLEGQTDDIEARDNIALFIADAMLTKPAHSFSALQAILMAASAGSFSNLVDADFILDKRVVGGLQQVPLLLAEKLGDDVFLSQPVRRLEYGTEGVRAVADGMTVSARHAIVAVPPNLYTRIDFQPPLPRRQQQMHQHLSLGLVIKVHAVYESPFWRDAGLSGTSFSPYEIVHEAYDNTNHDDPRGTLVGFVSDEKADRLLALPAEERKRIILTSLSHYFGAEALSPVVYYESDWGSEEWTRGAYAASFDMGGLHRYGADLRSPVGPIHWSCSDIAAEGYQHVDGAIRRGWETAQEILDDRQ; from the coding sequence ATGACCGAACTGCAGCGAGACGTCGTTATCATCGGCGCAGGAGCGTCCGGATTGACGGCTGCTCACAAGCTGCGCGAGGCGGGACTCAGCGTCGCCGTGCTCGAGGCACGCGACCGGGTCGGTGGTCGGCTCTGGACGAACGACATCGAGGGGGCGACCCTTGAGATCGGCGGCCAGTGGGTTTCTCCCGACCAGGATGCGCTCATCGAGACGCTCGCCGAGCTCGGGCTCGAGACCTACTCGCGGTATCGCGAGGGCGACAGCGTCTACATCAACGCCGAAGGAACGCTCACGCGGTTCACCGGGGAGATCTTTCCGGTCGAGGCATCGACCCAGCGCGAGATGGAGCGGCTCATCGGTGTGCTCGACGAACTCGTCGCCGAGATCGGGCCGCGCGAACCGTGGGCGCACCCCCGCGCCGAAGAACTCGATTCGGTGACCTGGATCGAGTGGCTCGAGGGCCAGACCGATGACATCGAGGCCCGAGACAACATTGCGCTCTTCATCGCAGACGCGATGCTCACCAAACCGGCCCACAGCTTCAGCGCGTTGCAGGCGATCCTGATGGCGGCATCCGCCGGGAGTTTTTCGAACCTCGTCGACGCCGATTTCATCCTCGACAAGCGGGTGGTAGGTGGACTGCAGCAGGTGCCGCTGCTTCTCGCTGAGAAGCTCGGCGACGACGTGTTCCTGTCGCAGCCGGTTCGTCGGCTGGAGTACGGAACTGAGGGTGTGCGCGCCGTCGCCGATGGGATGACCGTGTCCGCCCGCCACGCCATCGTCGCTGTGCCGCCGAACCTCTACACGCGGATCGACTTCCAGCCGCCGCTGCCACGGCGCCAGCAGCAGATGCACCAGCACCTGTCGCTCGGGCTCGTGATCAAGGTTCACGCAGTCTACGAGTCGCCGTTCTGGCGGGATGCCGGGTTGTCTGGAACCTCGTTCAGCCCGTACGAGATCGTGCACGAGGCCTACGACAACACCAACCACGATGACCCGCGCGGCACACTGGTCGGTTTCGTCTCCGATGAAAAGGCCGACCGGTTGCTTGCCCTGCCGGCCGAGGAGCGCAAGCGGATCATCCTCACGTCGCTGTCGCACTACTTCGGTGCAGAGGCGCTGTCGCCGGTTGTGTACTACGAGAGCGACTGGGGCAGCGAGGAATGGACCCGCGGCGCCTACGCCGCGAGCTTCGACATGGGCGGCCTGCACCGGTACGGCGCCGACCTGCGCTCGCCGGTCGGACCGATCCACTGGTCGTGCAGCGACATCGCGGCCGAGGGCTACCAGCACGTCGACGGTGCCATTCGGCGCGGGTGGGAAACCGCCCAGGAGATACTCGACGACCGACAGTAA
- a CDS encoding universal stress protein codes for MRYIVGYTDTPSGEDALNLAVRLARSMDRGLDIVIVLRSAARAALVPVDVGYEKFLHRAAEDWLHHALAFVPRDMDVRGHIVYADSFAQGLLDASRDLEARMIVVGAARGGLLGRFTVGSVANALLHSAVVPVALAPEGSVSEIGLDGITRVTCAVGTRTGAKELLDAGILAARAAKVPLRLVSLVALDSDGVDTPPDVRARAEEHAAETVAYAAEHLPDDVDVTVLTASGNRIEDAVATLDWDPGEVVFVGSSRLGRPKQLFLGTTAAKMLRELPVPMIVVPRDSVLTVED; via the coding sequence ATGCGATACATCGTGGGCTACACCGATACACCCTCCGGTGAGGATGCACTCAACCTCGCCGTGAGGCTCGCGCGTTCCATGGACCGCGGCCTCGACATCGTCATCGTGCTGCGAAGCGCGGCGCGGGCGGCGCTCGTGCCCGTCGATGTCGGCTACGAGAAATTCCTGCACCGGGCCGCCGAGGACTGGTTGCACCACGCGCTCGCCTTCGTGCCGAGGGACATGGATGTGCGGGGTCACATCGTGTACGCGGACTCGTTCGCGCAGGGACTGCTCGACGCCAGCCGTGACCTCGAGGCTCGGATGATCGTCGTCGGTGCCGCACGCGGCGGACTGCTCGGCCGGTTCACCGTCGGCAGCGTCGCCAATGCGCTCCTGCACTCGGCTGTCGTGCCGGTCGCGCTGGCACCGGAGGGATCCGTCTCCGAGATTGGACTCGATGGGATCACCCGGGTCACCTGCGCGGTCGGCACACGCACCGGCGCGAAGGAACTGCTCGATGCCGGGATTCTCGCGGCGAGGGCCGCGAAGGTGCCGCTTCGCCTGGTGTCACTGGTTGCCCTCGATTCCGACGGAGTGGACACGCCCCCTGACGTTCGGGCCCGGGCCGAAGAACACGCCGCGGAGACCGTGGCATACGCCGCCGAGCACCTGCCCGACGACGTCGACGTGACCGTTCTTACGGCATCCGGAAACCGGATCGAGGATGCGGTGGCAACGCTCGACTGGGATCCGGGTGAGGTCGTTTTCGTCGGATCGAGCCGGCTTGGACGGCCGAAGCAACTGTTCCTCGGAACGACCGCGGCGAAGATGCTCCGCGAGTTGCCGGTTCCGATGATTGTGGTCCCGCGCGACAGCGTTCTGACGGTTGAGGACTAA
- a CDS encoding APC family permease translates to MTSQKTEQGLSKKGLSAGSVGLIGAVVIGISCIAPAYTMTAALGPTVSEVGLQVPAIILVGFIPMLLVAFGYRELNRAMPDSGTSFTWATRAFGPWIGWMTGWGLIAATILVLSNLAGIAVDFFYLMLAQIFGNPDLADLALNPVINVVTCLTFMLVATAISYRDMQTTQKVQYVLVGFQLIVLVIFGIAAFIHVANGSAFDAVPVSLEWFNPFAVESFSAFAAGLSLSIFIFWGWDVTLTMNEETRGSRSTPGRAATLTVFIIVVLYLLIATASISFAGIGTGEFGLGNEEIQGNVFFALAGPVLGPLAILVSIAVLSSSAASLQSTFVSPARTLLAMGHYGALPERFSRVSPRFLTPGFATIVSSIVASAFYAIMRFVSEDVLWDTITALGMMICFYYGLTAFAAVWYFRKQVFASTRNFFFQLLFPLVGGVILAALFFTTIIESMDPEYGSGSNIGGVGLVFILGMAVIVSGIVIMIIQAIRRPAFFRGETLGRGVSDGKEDEELDELPV, encoded by the coding sequence ATGACGAGCCAGAAGACCGAACAGGGTCTCTCGAAGAAGGGCCTCAGCGCCGGTTCCGTCGGCCTGATCGGGGCTGTCGTCATCGGGATCTCCTGCATCGCCCCTGCGTACACGATGACGGCCGCGCTCGGGCCGACGGTGTCCGAGGTCGGCCTGCAGGTGCCTGCCATCATCCTCGTCGGCTTCATCCCGATGCTGCTGGTCGCCTTCGGCTACCGCGAGCTCAACCGGGCGATGCCAGACAGCGGAACCTCGTTCACCTGGGCTACCCGGGCGTTCGGGCCGTGGATCGGCTGGATGACGGGATGGGGCCTCATCGCGGCTACCATTCTCGTTCTGTCGAACCTCGCCGGCATTGCCGTCGACTTCTTCTACCTCATGCTCGCGCAGATTTTCGGCAATCCCGACCTGGCTGACCTCGCGCTCAATCCGGTGATCAACGTCGTTACCTGCCTCACCTTCATGCTCGTGGCCACGGCGATCTCCTACCGCGACATGCAGACGACCCAGAAGGTGCAGTACGTTCTCGTCGGCTTCCAGCTGATCGTGCTCGTGATCTTCGGTATCGCCGCGTTCATCCACGTCGCCAACGGTTCGGCCTTCGATGCGGTGCCGGTGAGCCTCGAGTGGTTCAACCCGTTTGCCGTCGAGTCGTTCAGCGCGTTCGCGGCGGGACTCTCGCTGTCGATCTTCATCTTCTGGGGGTGGGATGTCACTCTGACGATGAACGAGGAAACCCGCGGCTCGAGGTCAACACCCGGGCGGGCGGCGACTCTCACCGTGTTCATCATCGTGGTGCTGTACCTGCTCATCGCGACGGCGTCGATCAGCTTCGCCGGCATCGGAACGGGAGAGTTCGGACTCGGCAACGAGGAGATTCAGGGCAACGTGTTCTTCGCGCTCGCTGGACCTGTGCTCGGGCCACTCGCCATTCTCGTGTCGATCGCGGTGCTCTCCAGCTCGGCGGCATCCCTGCAGTCGACGTTCGTGTCGCCGGCCCGGACCCTCCTCGCGATGGGCCACTACGGGGCTCTGCCCGAGCGATTCTCCCGGGTCAGCCCGCGGTTTCTCACGCCGGGCTTCGCGACGATCGTGTCGAGCATCGTGGCGAGCGCGTTCTACGCGATCATGCGATTCGTCTCGGAGGATGTGCTGTGGGACACGATCACCGCTCTCGGCATGATGATCTGCTTCTACTACGGGCTCACGGCGTTCGCGGCGGTCTGGTATTTCCGGAAGCAGGTCTTCGCGTCGACGCGCAACTTCTTCTTCCAGTTGCTTTTTCCGCTCGTCGGCGGGGTCATCCTCGCGGCGCTGTTCTTCACGACAATCATCGAGAGCATGGACCCGGAGTACGGTTCGGGGTCGAACATCGGCGGGGTGGGCCTCGTGTTCATCCTCGGGATGGCCGTCATCGTCTCAGGCATCGTGATCATGATCATCCAGGCGATCAGACGGCCGGCGTTCTTCCGGGGCGAGACGCTCGGCAGGGGAGTGTCTGACGGGAAGGAGGACGAGGAGCTGGACGAGCTGCCGGTGTAG
- a CDS encoding APC family permease, whose product MIGAGVFAVFAPAAAVAGWGLLAGLAIAAVIAYCNATASAQLAARYPASGGTYVYGRERLGDTWGFAAGWSFVIGKTASCAAMALTFAAYAAPAGWDKPVAALAVACLVAVNYFGVTRTAFLTRILVVAALIALAIVVAAGLSAPAASGEVVSAGAMPGGWLPGAPDLGLYGVLQSAGLIFFAFAGYARIATMGEEVTDPARTIPRAILLALAVTVLVYATVAVVALRTLGPGVLGTSAAPLVNVAAAGGWDWTAPVVRVGAALASLGALLALIAGIGRTSLAMAREGDLPRFLAAVHPRYRVPHRAELTLGLIVVALVLLVDVRGAIAFSSFGVLLYYFVANLAAFTQERADRRFPRWLQVVGMCGCLVLVATLPPVGILIGVAVLAVGIGGRFLAHRSRGV is encoded by the coding sequence ATGATCGGTGCCGGCGTCTTCGCCGTTTTCGCGCCAGCCGCTGCGGTCGCGGGGTGGGGGCTGCTCGCCGGCCTCGCCATCGCGGCGGTCATCGCGTACTGCAACGCCACGGCATCCGCTCAGCTCGCTGCCCGGTATCCGGCATCCGGAGGCACCTACGTCTACGGGAGAGAACGACTCGGCGACACCTGGGGGTTCGCCGCCGGCTGGAGTTTCGTGATCGGCAAGACGGCCAGTTGCGCGGCGATGGCGCTCACTTTCGCGGCCTACGCCGCCCCGGCCGGCTGGGACAAGCCGGTCGCGGCGCTCGCGGTTGCCTGCCTCGTTGCCGTCAACTACTTCGGCGTGACACGGACCGCATTTTTGACCCGGATACTCGTGGTCGCCGCGCTGATCGCCCTCGCGATCGTCGTGGCAGCGGGCCTGTCGGCCCCGGCCGCGTCGGGCGAGGTCGTCTCCGCAGGCGCAATGCCGGGCGGATGGCTGCCGGGCGCCCCTGATCTCGGACTGTACGGCGTCCTCCAATCTGCGGGACTGATCTTTTTTGCGTTCGCCGGGTACGCCAGGATCGCGACGATGGGGGAGGAAGTGACGGACCCGGCGCGCACGATACCGAGGGCGATTCTCCTCGCGCTCGCCGTCACCGTCCTCGTCTACGCCACCGTCGCCGTGGTCGCGTTGCGCACCCTCGGTCCCGGCGTGCTCGGGACGTCGGCGGCGCCGCTCGTCAATGTGGCGGCAGCCGGCGGGTGGGACTGGACCGCGCCCGTCGTCCGCGTCGGTGCTGCGCTCGCGTCACTGGGCGCACTGCTCGCCCTCATCGCTGGCATCGGCCGCACGAGTCTCGCGATGGCGCGTGAAGGTGACCTTCCGCGGTTTCTTGCGGCGGTGCATCCGCGTTACCGGGTTCCACACCGGGCTGAACTCACCCTCGGGCTGATCGTCGTCGCGCTCGTGCTTCTCGTCGATGTGCGTGGGGCGATCGCATTCTCGTCGTTTGGCGTGCTGCTCTACTATTTCGTGGCCAACCTCGCCGCGTTCACGCAGGAGCGCGCTGATCGGCGGTTTCCCCGCTGGCTTCAGGTCGTGGGAATGTGCGGATGCCTCGTGCTCGTTGCCACGCTGCCGCCGGTCGGCATCCTGATCGGGGTCGCCGTGCTTGCGGTTGGCATCGGCGGGCGGTTCCTTGCACACCGGTCTCGTGGGGTTTGA